In Pseudoxanthomonas sp. SE1, the genomic stretch CGCTCGGCGAGGAAACACCATGACGTCCACCGTGCTGCGCTACAGCGCCTTCACCACCGATCCGCAGGGCGGCAATCCCGCCGGCGTGGTGCTGGACGCGCGTGGCCTCGACGCTGCCGCCATGCAGCGCATCGCCGCCGAGGTGGGCTATTCGGAAACTGCGTTCCTGCTGCCGCGCGCGGACGGGGATCTCGATGTGCGCTACTTCAGTCCGCTGGCCGAAGTGAGCTTCTGCGGGCACGCCACCATCGCGGCGATGGTCGCGCAGGCGCACGCACACGGTCCCGGCGATGTCGTGCTGCACACGCAGGCGGGACGCGTGCGGGTGATGGTCGATGCCGGATTCGTCGCCACGCTGACCAGCGTCGCGCCGCGCATCGATGCGTTGTCGTCCGCCGATCTGGACGCGTTGCTTGCGGCGCTGGGTTGGCGCCACGACGAACTCGATTCCGCTTTGCCGCCCGGGCTGGCGTATGCGGGTGCATGGCATCCGGTGATCGCCGCCGCATCGCGCGCGCGCCTGGCCGAGCTGCATTACGACTTCGATGCCCTCGCCGCGTTGATGGCAGCACGCGGCTGGACCACCATCAATCTGGTGTGGCGCGAGAACGTGCACACGCTGGATGCGCGCAATCCCTTCCCGCCGGGCGGCGTGGTGGAAGATCCGGCCACCGGCGCGGCCGCCGCCGCGCTGGGTGCGTATCTGGCGTCACAGGAGCGGTTGCCCAACG encodes the following:
- a CDS encoding PhzF family phenazine biosynthesis isomerase, which translates into the protein MTSTVLRYSAFTTDPQGGNPAGVVLDARGLDAAAMQRIAAEVGYSETAFLLPRADGDLDVRYFSPLAEVSFCGHATIAAMVAQAHAHGPGDVVLHTQAGRVRVMVDAGFVATLTSVAPRIDALSSADLDALLAALGWRHDELDSALPPGLAYAGAWHPVIAAASRARLAELHYDFDALAALMAARGWTTINLVWRENVHTLDARNPFPPGGVVEDPATGAAAAALGAYLASQERLPNDRRFTIHQGHDLGRPSVLRVEVPVDVSEGVRVSGTAVEIVVGD